A single window of Caldicellulosiruptor bescii DSM 6725 DNA harbors:
- a CDS encoding 2-hydroxyacid dehydrogenase has product MSKKMKIMVIGDAMIPGKDFESAAKKYLSDYVEEIITGDWENNWDNLQRRRLEVEKKGPEIEEVVPLIKEKGQDVSMLFGLFVPISKETFNYLPKVKIIGVSRAGLENVNVKEATQRGVLVFNVQGRNAEAVSDFAIGLLLAECRNIARAHYAIKNGQWRKEFSNSDWIPELKGKTVGIIGFGYIGRLVAKKLSGFEVRRLVYDPYVSEEEIRECGCIPVDKETLFKESDFITLHARLTEENKNLVGKYEISLMKPTAYIINTARAGLIDKEALIEALKTKRIAGAALDVFWEEPIPSDSELLELDNVTLTSHLAGTTKEALTRSPELLMEDVKKFIEGQKARFIVNPEVLENQEFKKWLEGVKK; this is encoded by the coding sequence ATGAGTAAAAAAATGAAAATAATGGTAATTGGAGACGCAATGATACCGGGTAAAGATTTTGAATCAGCAGCTAAAAAATATTTATCTGATTATGTGGAAGAAATAATTACAGGAGATTGGGAAAATAATTGGGACAATTTACAAAGAAGAAGATTGGAAGTAGAAAAGAAAGGGCCCGAGATTGAGGAAGTAGTTCCTTTAATAAAGGAAAAAGGGCAAGATGTTTCAATGTTGTTTGGTTTATTTGTTCCCATTTCCAAAGAAACATTCAATTACTTGCCAAAGGTAAAGATTATTGGGGTTTCGCGAGCAGGCTTAGAAAATGTAAACGTAAAAGAAGCAACCCAACGAGGAGTTTTAGTGTTCAATGTCCAGGGAAGAAATGCAGAAGCTGTTTCTGACTTTGCAATAGGTTTGCTTTTGGCAGAATGTAGAAACATTGCGAGAGCCCACTATGCAATAAAGAATGGCCAGTGGCGGAAAGAATTTTCTAATTCTGATTGGATTCCGGAACTAAAAGGCAAAACAGTTGGTATTATTGGTTTTGGATATATTGGTAGACTGGTAGCAAAAAAACTCTCTGGATTTGAAGTTAGAAGACTTGTGTACGATCCTTATGTAAGTGAAGAGGAAATTAGAGAATGCGGATGTATACCAGTAGACAAAGAGACTTTGTTCAAAGAAAGTGATTTTATTACTCTCCATGCACGCCTCACAGAAGAGAATAAAAATTTGGTTGGCAAATATGAGATTTCATTGATGAAACCAACAGCATACATTATTAACACTGCACGGGCAGGTCTAATTGATAAAGAAGCATTAATAGAGGCTCTAAAGACAAAGAGAATAGCAGGAGCAGCACTGGATGTGTTCTGGGAAGAACCTATTCCTTCGGACAGTGAGTTGTTAGAATTGGACAATGTTACTCTTACAAGTCATTTAGCAGGAACAACCAAAGAAGCACTTACAAGATCACCTGAGCTTTTAATGGAGGATGTCAAGAAGTTTATTGAAGGGCAGAAAGCAAGATTTATTGTGAATCCAGAGGTTTTGGAAAACCAAGAGTTCAAGAAATGGCTGGAGGGTGTGAAGAAATGA
- a CDS encoding FGGY-family carbohydrate kinase produces the protein MEGILTIDVGTSSLRIIIYDLQGEIKFKAQEEYSMEFYDSRVEQDPNTWKEALLKCFKKTKDFLKDNNLEIFSVSVTSQRASVIPVDERCEPLYKAIMWQDKRSVKQCEKIEKAIGKEVIYKKTGLRIDPYFSLPKMLWLKENVPEVFEKAYKLIGVQDYIVYQLTKKFVTDWTQASRLMIMNIKEFKWDEEILQETGISKSLLCELIPPGTVAGALSQDIAEISNLKTGTPVIIAGGDQQCAALALNVLEPGHAEVNTGTGSFIIAYSDNPVFDKEIRTLCSASAVAGKWICEAGMFTTGSIYRWFKEQFYSWAGEKAFEVMDKEIENVPVGANGVLILPHFEGSAAPYWNPFAKGVIFNLTLGTKRSEIARAILEGICLELMDNMKIIEENIGSIQNISVAGGMTTFDLFNQMQADAFNKRIVKYQNVEATSLGAAMSAAVCMGYYKTHREAFEHMAGKVEKIFEPNKENVYLYEKLLRRKNLLYHALNSYQVYSTFAESLKG, from the coding sequence TTGGAAGGCATTCTAACAATTGATGTAGGAACTTCGAGTTTAAGAATTATCATCTATGACCTTCAGGGTGAAATAAAGTTTAAGGCACAGGAAGAGTATAGTATGGAGTTTTACGACTCACGTGTTGAACAAGACCCTAATACTTGGAAGGAAGCCTTGTTAAAATGTTTTAAAAAAACCAAAGATTTTCTGAAGGATAACAACTTAGAGATTTTTAGCGTATCAGTCACATCTCAAAGAGCCTCTGTTATTCCAGTAGATGAAAGATGTGAGCCCCTTTATAAAGCTATCATGTGGCAAGATAAAAGAAGTGTAAAACAGTGCGAGAAAATTGAAAAAGCAATTGGTAAGGAAGTGATATACAAAAAGACAGGTTTGCGAATAGATCCTTATTTTTCTCTTCCTAAGATGTTATGGTTGAAGGAAAATGTTCCAGAGGTTTTTGAAAAAGCATACAAATTGATAGGAGTGCAGGATTATATCGTCTATCAACTTACAAAGAAATTTGTGACAGATTGGACACAAGCTTCTCGTCTTATGATTATGAATATTAAAGAATTTAAATGGGATGAGGAAATATTGCAAGAAACAGGAATTAGCAAATCTCTTCTCTGTGAGTTGATTCCGCCTGGTACGGTTGCGGGAGCATTGTCTCAAGACATCGCTGAAATTAGTAATTTGAAAACCGGTACGCCGGTAATCATAGCTGGTGGAGACCAACAATGTGCCGCTTTGGCACTTAATGTTCTTGAGCCGGGGCATGCTGAAGTAAATACGGGAACGGGATCTTTTATAATTGCATATTCTGATAATCCTGTTTTCGATAAAGAGATTAGAACGCTTTGTAGTGCTTCCGCAGTTGCTGGAAAGTGGATTTGTGAAGCAGGAATGTTTACAACAGGGTCTATTTACAGATGGTTCAAAGAGCAGTTTTATAGTTGGGCAGGTGAAAAGGCCTTTGAAGTGATGGACAAAGAGATAGAGAATGTGCCGGTGGGAGCTAATGGAGTTTTGATTTTGCCACATTTTGAGGGAAGTGCAGCTCCATATTGGAATCCTTTTGCGAAAGGTGTAATATTTAATCTTACCCTTGGGACAAAAAGGAGTGAAATTGCAAGAGCAATATTAGAAGGTATATGCTTGGAATTGATGGATAATATGAAAATCATTGAAGAAAACATAGGTAGCATCCAGAATATTAGTGTAGCAGGCGGTATGACAACGTTTGATTTGTTCAACCAAATGCAAGCAGATGCTTTTAATAAACGGATAGTCAAGTATCAAAATGTTGAAGCAACTTCCTTGGGAGCAGCAATGAGTGCAGCTGTTTGTATGGGATATTACAAAACGCACAGGGAAGCCTTTGAGCACATGGCAGGAAAAGTAGAAAAGATATTTGAACCAAATAAAGAAAATGTTTACTTATACGAAAAACTGCTAAGGCGCAAAAATTTACTGTATCACGCACTTAATAGCTATCAAGTATATAGCACTTTTGCAGAATCTTTAAAAGGGTAA
- a CDS encoding GntP family permease, giving the protein MVTGPMLLVIFVLAMAFVLVSIIKFKLNPFLSLIITGIITAWLVGMPLSQTASNIAEGFGSTLKGIGIVIGLGIILGQILAEAGATEQIANGLIKKVGSKNSPLAVNITGFLVSIPVFFDAAFVILISLIKQISRKTKISFITFVTALAVGLIVTHATVIPTPGPVTVASNMGVNMGVFTFYSIIVALPAALIGGWLYGLYLGKKYPFTEDEVKGDFRNEEQITSNGKQPSLFLSLFVLLLPIVLILLGTVLSVLLPKNSAMSVFFSFLGDKNIALLIGVIVAILAMKPYLKDSIENVISRAATSAGMILLITGAGGSFGKIINESGIGNYVVETFSRMNIPMVVLAFVLSQLLRAAQGSTTVALVTTSSILGPLAAKLGVSPVLVGLAICAGGIGLSLPNDSGFWVVNRFSKFDIKKTMEAWTVGGTIAGVIAFIMVLILNIFASKLPGLH; this is encoded by the coding sequence ATGGTAACTGGACCTATGCTTTTAGTCATCTTCGTTCTTGCGATGGCATTTGTGCTCGTCTCAATTATTAAATTTAAGTTAAACCCGTTTTTATCCTTAATTATTACCGGTATTATAACAGCGTGGTTGGTGGGAATGCCTTTATCACAAACAGCTTCAAACATTGCAGAAGGTTTTGGGAGTACTCTAAAAGGAATAGGCATTGTAATAGGTCTAGGTATAATTTTAGGACAGATTCTTGCGGAAGCAGGAGCCACTGAACAAATTGCAAATGGACTCATCAAAAAAGTAGGCTCAAAGAATTCTCCATTGGCAGTCAATATAACAGGTTTTCTGGTTTCTATCCCTGTTTTCTTTGATGCAGCGTTTGTTATTTTGATATCACTCATCAAGCAAATCTCAAGAAAAACAAAAATTTCCTTTATTACTTTTGTAACAGCTTTAGCAGTAGGTTTGATAGTTACTCATGCAACTGTTATTCCAACTCCAGGACCAGTAACTGTTGCAAGCAATATGGGTGTTAATATGGGTGTATTTACATTTTACAGTATCATAGTTGCTCTTCCTGCAGCACTGATCGGAGGGTGGCTGTATGGGCTGTACCTTGGCAAAAAGTATCCTTTCACTGAAGATGAAGTCAAAGGGGATTTCAGAAATGAGGAACAAATTACTTCAAACGGAAAACAGCCATCATTATTTCTCTCGCTCTTTGTTCTCCTCTTACCTATTGTATTGATCCTTTTAGGTACTGTTTTGTCAGTCCTTCTTCCGAAGAATTCGGCTATGTCAGTGTTCTTTTCGTTTCTTGGCGATAAGAATATTGCACTTTTAATTGGTGTGATAGTAGCAATATTGGCAATGAAACCATATCTCAAAGATTCTATAGAAAATGTTATTTCACGTGCGGCAACATCCGCAGGGATGATTTTGTTAATAACAGGTGCTGGTGGTTCTTTTGGCAAAATTATAAATGAAAGTGGTATAGGAAATTATGTTGTTGAAACATTCTCACGCATGAATATTCCGATGGTCGTTTTAGCATTTGTTTTGAGTCAATTGTTAAGGGCTGCCCAAGGGTCTACTACAGTTGCATTGGTAACCACATCCTCTATACTTGGTCCTCTAGCTGCTAAATTGGGTGTCTCGCCAGTTTTAGTTGGTCTTGCAATTTGCGCAGGAGGAATAGGTTTATCATTACCAAATGACTCTGGGTTCTGGGTCGTTAACAGATTTTCTAAGTTCGATATAAAGAAAACTATGGAAGCATGGACAGTAGGTGGCACTATTGCAGGGGTAATAGCGTTTATTATGGTGTTAATACTTAACATATTCGCAAGCAAATTGCCTGGTCTACATTAA
- a CDS encoding TA system antitoxin ParD family protein — MADYKKAYTLRIDETLLDKIRVIAEKNKRSINAQIEYLIQQCVEEFEAEHGEIKIEEENTE, encoded by the coding sequence ATGGCTGACTATAAGAAAGCATATACATTACGAATAGATGAAACTTTGCTTGATAAGATTAGAGTAATCGCCGAGAAAAATAAACGCTCAATTAATGCTCAAATTGAATATTTGATTCAACAGTGTGTCGAAGAATTTGAAGCTGAGCACGGTGAGATAAAAATTGAAGAAGAAAATACTGAATGA
- a CDS encoding class II fructose-bisphosphate aldolase — protein MMVNLNSILPQARKGKYAIGAFNVYNYETIKGVIDAAAELRVPVVVAFGERYLANMSFDEVYSLVKVMSKNVEVPVVLHLDHCKTFENIVKAIRAGFTSVMFDGSSLPFKENVEKTKEVVKIAHAVGVSVEAELGSIAGGEGSSESDNEETTIYTDPKEAEEFVELTQVDALAVSIGTVHGLYTGEPKINIDILKEIASRVQIPLVLHGGSGTPEEILKECIRNGIAKININTEISIYTLDKIAEILNENKNKVHFSNISLKVIECVKEVTKKHIKLFYET, from the coding sequence ATGATGGTTAATCTTAATTCTATTCTTCCCCAGGCTCGAAAAGGCAAATACGCAATAGGTGCTTTCAACGTGTATAATTATGAAACGATAAAAGGTGTAATTGATGCTGCTGCAGAGCTAAGAGTTCCTGTAGTTGTTGCATTCGGAGAACGTTATCTTGCCAATATGTCATTTGATGAAGTCTATTCGTTAGTTAAGGTAATGAGCAAAAATGTAGAAGTGCCTGTAGTTTTGCACCTTGATCATTGCAAGACTTTTGAAAATATAGTAAAAGCTATAAGAGCAGGATTCACTTCAGTGATGTTTGATGGTTCTAGCCTCCCATTCAAAGAAAATGTTGAAAAAACAAAAGAAGTTGTTAAAATTGCCCATGCGGTAGGAGTAAGTGTGGAAGCTGAGTTAGGTAGCATAGCAGGAGGAGAAGGAAGTAGTGAAAGTGATAATGAAGAAACAACAATATATACTGACCCTAAAGAAGCTGAAGAGTTCGTAGAGTTGACTCAAGTTGATGCTTTAGCAGTGTCTATTGGTACTGTTCATGGGTTGTACACGGGAGAACCAAAAATAAACATTGATATCTTAAAAGAGATTGCATCAAGAGTACAAATACCATTGGTATTGCACGGTGGTTCTGGCACGCCAGAAGAGATATTGAAAGAATGTATAAGAAATGGTATTGCCAAAATCAATATTAATACTGAGATTTCGATTTACACATTGGATAAAATAGCTGAGATACTCAACGAAAACAAAAATAAAGTTCATTTTTCGAATATTTCCTTAAAAGTTATTGAATGTGTAAAAGAAGTGACAAAGAAACATATAAAGTTGTTTTATGAAACATAG
- a CDS encoding MurR/RpiR family transcriptional regulator has translation MDIFTLIRTKYNTLSQTQKKIADWILEHGNEIILMSIGEIAAKCSTSEATVMRFLRKLGFDSYQLFKVKVAQDIVDVTPRAVYEDVSSEDSVNEIKQKVIQSTIDAIRDIDKLIEDSTIEKAIEIMANAKRIFFFGVGASGAIAKDAFHKFLRLGINTIYCSDSHIMSIMCSHMTEKDAVLAISHSGESREIIDAIELAKENKAKVISFTSYPNSTLAKLSDVVFLSATKETKFRSDAMVSRIVQCVIIDILYVSLVLKLGSEAIVNVNKSRLAVAKKKK, from the coding sequence ATGGATATATTTACCTTAATAAGAACAAAATATAATACTTTATCTCAAACTCAAAAGAAAATTGCAGATTGGATTTTAGAACATGGAAATGAAATTATTTTAATGTCAATAGGCGAAATCGCAGCAAAGTGTTCAACAAGTGAAGCTACTGTAATGAGATTTTTAAGAAAACTTGGTTTTGATTCATATCAGCTCTTTAAGGTAAAAGTGGCTCAAGATATTGTTGATGTGACTCCCCGAGCCGTTTATGAGGATGTAAGTAGTGAAGATAGTGTTAATGAGATAAAACAGAAAGTAATTCAATCTACAATTGATGCTATCAGAGATATAGATAAGTTAATTGAAGATAGCACAATAGAAAAAGCTATAGAGATAATGGCTAATGCAAAAAGAATCTTTTTCTTTGGAGTGGGAGCATCAGGAGCAATAGCAAAGGACGCATTTCACAAGTTTTTAAGATTAGGCATAAATACCATATATTGTAGTGATTCTCATATTATGAGCATAATGTGTAGCCATATGACAGAAAAAGATGCCGTTTTGGCGATTTCACACTCAGGAGAAAGTCGAGAAATAATTGATGCAATAGAACTTGCAAAAGAAAACAAAGCAAAAGTAATTTCGTTTACAAGTTACCCGAATTCTACCTTGGCAAAACTTTCAGATGTGGTTTTTCTAAGTGCTACCAAAGAGACTAAATTCAGATCTGACGCGATGGTTTCAAGAATTGTGCAATGTGTGATTATAGACATTCTCTATGTTTCTCTAGTTTTAAAGTTAGGAAGTGAAGCAATTGTAAATGTGAATAAATCAAGATTAGCAGTCGCAAAAAAGAAAAAATAA